Below is a genomic region from Pseudomonas sp. JQ170C.
AACTGAACATTATCCGTTGCCGGGGCGGGGTTGCCAACCTTTGGGGGATTTGCGGTGTCGGGATCGCGGGGCGAGCCCGCTTCTGCAGATCAATAAAGGTCTACAGGGTCCACATCCAACGACCAGCGCACCTGTCGCCCGGACGGCATCTGCTCCAACAGTAGCAACCAGGCACTGATCAGTCGATGCAAAGGCGCCCGGGCATTGGCCTGGAGCAATAGTTGTGCACGAAAACGTCCCGCGCGTCGTTCCATGGGCGCTGGCACCGGGCCGAGCAGTTCAATGCCGTGCAGGTTGTGCTCGGCCAGCAGCTGTTCGGCAGCGCTGCAGGCTTCGTCGAGAAAACCTTCGGCTTGCCCGGGCTTGTGTGCTTCGGCGCGCAGCAGGGCCAGATGGGCAAAGGGCGGCAGCCCGGCGGCGCGGCGCTCGCTCAGGGCCTGTTCGGCGAAGGCGAAGTAGCCCTGTTCGGTCAGTTGCACCAGCAGTGGATGGTCGGCCAGGTGGGTCTGGATGATTACCTTGCCCGGCTCTTCGGCACGGCCGGCGCGGCCGGCAACCTGGACGATCATCTGCGCCATGCGCTCGCTGGCGCGAAAATCGCCGGAGAACAAACCGCCGTCCGCATCCAGGATCGACACCAGGGTCACCCGTGGGAAGTGATGACCTTTGGCGAGCATCTGGGTGCCCACCAGGATGCACGGCTGGCCGCGCTGGATGGTGGCGAACAACTGGTTCATGGCGTCTTTGCGCGAGGTGCTGTCGCGGTCCACGCGTAACACGGGGTAGTCCGGGAACAGAATGCTCAGGCGCTCTTCGGCGCGCTCGGTGCCGGCACCCACCGGCCGCAGGTCGACCTTGTTGCACTGTGGGCACTGGCGCGGCACGCGCTCGTCGTAGCCGCAGTGGTGGCAGCGCAGTTCGTTGGAGCGCTGGTGCACGGTCATGCGCGCATCACAACGCGGGCACTCGGACATCCAGCCGCAGTCATGGCACAACAAGGTCGGGGCGAACCCGCGTCGGTTGAGGAACACCAGCACTTGCTGGCCGGCGGCGAGGGTCTGGCCGATGGCCTGTTGCATGGGCCCGCTGATGCCGCTGTCCAGGGGCCTGCTCTTGACGTCCAGGCGCAGGAAGCGCGGTTGCTTGGCGCCACCGGCGCGGTGATTGAGGCGCAGCAGGCCATAGCGGCCGGTGTAGGCGTTATGCAGGCTTTCCAGTGAAGGTGTCGCCGATCCGAGCAGGATCGGGATGTTTTCCTGGCGGGCGCGCACCAGGGCCAGGTCGCGGGCGTGGTAGCGCAGGCCTTCCTGCTGTTTGTAGGAGCCGTCGTGCTCTTCGTCGATGATGATCAGCCCCGGGTGCTTCATCGGAGTGAACAGCGCCGAGCGGGTGCCGATGATGATGTCGGCTTCGCCATCGCGGGCTGCCAGCCAGGCATCCAGGCGCTCGCGGTCGTTGACGGCCGAGTGCAGCAGGGCAATGCGGGCATTGAAGCGTTGCTCGAAGCGCGCCAGGGTCTGCGGCCCGAGGTTGATCTCCGGGATCAGGATCAATGCCTGCTTGCCG
It encodes:
- a CDS encoding primosomal protein N'; its protein translation is MSDVILRLALPSPLRRLFDYRAPASMARQALTPGMRIRVPFGRREMIGILIEVADKSEVPADKLKPAIALLDPVSPLPAPLFKLCLWTAQYYQHSLGDTLSWALPVLLRQGEPAEARQERFWQIAPGARLDDPRIARAPRQREALATLAQHPHGVAHALLSKLMLSKDSLDLLLAKELVQVEVRRHLPQERHEHWLAQPELPLNEEQRAAFNAVRSGFDSFHAFLLAGVTGSGKTEVYLQLIRETLEAGKQALILIPEINLGPQTLARFEQRFNARIALLHSAVNDRERLDAWLAARDGEADIIIGTRSALFTPMKHPGLIIIDEEHDGSYKQQEGLRYHARDLALVRARQENIPILLGSATPSLESLHNAYTGRYGLLRLNHRAGGAKQPRFLRLDVKSRPLDSGISGPMQQAIGQTLAAGQQVLVFLNRRGFAPTLLCHDCGWMSECPRCDARMTVHQRSNELRCHHCGYDERVPRQCPQCNKVDLRPVGAGTERAEERLSILFPDYPVLRVDRDSTSRKDAMNQLFATIQRGQPCILVGTQMLAKGHHFPRVTLVSILDADGGLFSGDFRASERMAQMIVQVAGRAGRAEEPGKVIIQTHLADHPLLVQLTEQGYFAFAEQALSERRAAGLPPFAHLALLRAEAHKPGQAEGFLDEACSAAEQLLAEHNLHGIELLGPVPAPMERRAGRFRAQLLLQANARAPLHRLISAWLLLLEQMPSGRQVRWSLDVDPVDLY